Below is a window of Methanobacteriaceae archaeon DNA.
AATTATCAGATTCAGATCCTCCGCTTGTAAATATTATTTCTTCAGATTTTGCATTAATAGAATCAGCCACTCTTTGACGAGCTAATTCTAATGCTTTTTTAGATTCACGACCAAGTTTATAAAGAGTGGAAGGATTACCATATTCTTGTATGAAAAATGGTTTCATTTCCTCAAAAACTTCTTGACTAACTTGTGTAGTTGCTGAATTATCCAAGTACATAATTTCTACCTTTTAAATTTTATTAATTAACAAATATGCGTCCATTTCACATATACATACTCAGTTCGATAAATATGATAATAACAATGATTTTATTAAAATATATCATGTGTTATATTCCTATATAACAATAGTTATTATTAATATATAAATGTTTTGTAAAAGAAAAATTTTAAAAAAAAAATCAATGAAAAAGAGAAAGAAAAATTCTCTTAATCGTTAATATCATAACCTAATGCTTGTAGGTTATCTCTAATTTTATCAGATAAATCGTATTGTTTGTTAGCTCTTAAATCTGCTCTAACTTCAGAGACTAAATTAAGTAAATCATCAGAACCCGCATTTACTTGTTCACTAACAAAACTTACACCGAAAATATGAGCCACATCATCCAAGAATAATTTAATAGCTATTTTATCTTCATCTGAAAAATCGGACAAATCATTTTTAGTATCATTAATTAATCCAAAAATAGCTGCAATAGCTTTTGGAGTGTTAAAGTCATCATCCATACTATTAAAGAACTCTTCTTTGTGAGGTGCTAAAACATCACACTCATATTTTTCATCACCAACTTCAACATCTAAAAGCTCATAGTATTTTCTAATTCTGTCTAAGCTTTTTTCAGACTGGTGAAGTGAGTCTTTAGAAAAGTCAATAGGACTTCTGTAATGAGTTGAAAGTACAAAGAATCTGAAAGTATCAGGTTCATAATCTTCAAGCAATTCACGGATAGTAATGAAATTGTTTAAAGATTTTGACATTTTTTCTCCGTTAACATTTAAAAATCCGGTGTGTAACCAGAATTTAACCATAGGAGCTTTTCCTGAAACAGCTTCCATTTGAGTAATCTCTGCTTCATGGTGAGGGAAAATTAAATCTAAACCTCCACCGTGAACATCATACTGAGGTCCAAAGTAATATTCAGTAATTGCAGTATCTTCAATATGCCATCCAGGTCTTCCGTCACCCCATGGAGATGACCAGGTTGGTTCATCTACACCGATACGTTTTTTCCAGAGCGCAAAGTCCTGTGGATTTTTCTTGGTGGTTTCTGCAATATCTCTGTGTGATTCTAATTCATCAACATTTCTGTTGGATAATTTACCAAATTCTGGGAATTTATCAATTTCAAAGTAAACTCCATCTTCGGTTTCATAAGCAAAACCTTTATCGATTAATCTTTGAATTTGGTCTAATATTTCATCAACATGATCAGTTGCTCTTGCAAATAAATTAACACCAGTGACATTTAATTTATGCATGTCTTCAATGTATCTTTTTTCAAACTTACGAGCTAACTCTTGAGCAGGAATTCCGTTTTCTTTTGATCTATTAATGATTTTATCATCAATATCAGTAATATTTTGGATGTAAAATACAGCATACCCACTATATTCCAAATATCTTTTAATTGTATCAAAAGAAATGTATGTTCTTCCATGTCCAATATGAGCATCATCATAAACAGTAGGACCACATACAAATAAGTTAACCCTATTTTTATTAATAGTTACAAAATCCTCTTTACTACGAGTTAATGTTGAATAGACGTCCATAAAAATAACCTCAAAAAAATAGTATTTAAAAAAGGCAAGTGAGGGATTTGAACCCCCGTATTATGGTCTGCAGCCACACACCTAAGCCACTCGGTAAACTTGCCATTAAAATTAAAGGATAATAAAGTATTAGTCATTTACACTATAAATACTTTACTATTTTATCCTTGATTTTCCTAATTTACTTTAGAACCTAAACAAGATTGACAATCTTCACCAAGGTGAGATTTATCAATGTTAAGTTGTTCTAGTACATCATCTACTTCAACATTGTTGCATATTTTACAGGTTGTTGAAATTAAATCTGCCTTAGTTGCTTCGCCTTCAGATAACTTGCGAGCAAATTCATGAATCATACCTCTAACCCTTTCATCAAGTTTGATTCCACTACCTCTTTTATCAGTAATATATTGGGATACAGCAGGTTGAGTAATATCCATAAGTTCAGAAACATCTTTTTGTTTCATCCCCAAATTTAACAATTCTTTTGCTAATTCAGATCTAATAGCAGGTATTACATACCAAACAACAATTTCACAAGGCGGTTTCATAAAAATCACTTTTCATTTTCTAATAACTCATCCAATGAGCCATATTCAGAATTGATATCGTCTAAATCAATACCGTTTTTTTCGTATAAAATTTTAATATATTTATCATTTTCTTGGAGATGCTTATTAATAGTTTTAATTGCATCTGCAACAGGGTCTGGAAGTTTATTGTGATCTAAATCAACCTTCTTATGAGGTACTCCTCTACGTCTTACAATACGACCCGGAACTCCAACACAAGTACATTCTGCAGGAACATCTTTTAAAACAACAGCACCAGTACCAATTTTGGAATACTCACCAATAGTAATATTACCCATTACTTTAGCACCAGCACCAATAATAACTCCTTTTTCAATAGTAGGGTGTCTTTTGGTTTTTTCAGTTGTGGTTCCTCCAAGAACTACACCTTGGTAAATCAAAACATCATCACCAACAATTGCAGTTTCACCTACAACAACACCCATACCATGATCAATGAAAACACGTTTACCAAATGTCGCACCAGGGTGAATTTCAATACCGGTCAAAAACCTGGATATGTTAGAAACAATACGTGCTAAAAGCTTGAATGAATGATTCCAAAGCCAGTGCCCAAGTTTATGAAACAATAAGGCATAAAAACCCGGATAACATAAAAATATTTCTAATGTTGATCTTACTGCCGGATCCTTTTCCTTAATAGCCCTAATTTCTTCCCTTAAATTATCAAACATTGGTAAACCTCAATATATATTACAATGTTATTACATTTAATAACATGTGATATATAAAGATTATCTATTCGAATAATTCTTCAATAGAAAGATATCTCTCACCATTATCTGGTAAGATAGCAATTATTCTTTTACCTTTATTTTCTTCTCTTTTAGCTAATTGTAAAGCAGCCCAAGTAGCAGCTCCGGAAGAAATTCCTGGGAAAATACCTTCATTTTGAGCAAGAGCAACTAAGGTTTTACGAGCTTCTACAGTAGGTACTGGAATAATTTCATCGATTACATCAGAGTCAAAAATTGATGGAACAAAACCTGCACCAATACCTTGGATTCCGTGTGGTCCTTTAACACCTTTTCCTAAAGTTTGGGATTCTTCAGGTTCTACTGCAACGATTTTTACATCAGGAAGAACTTCTTTTAATGCTTTACCAATACCAGTGACTGTTCCACCAGTACCGACACCAGCAACAACATAGTCAACATTTCCATCAGTATCTCTTAAGATTTCCTGACCAGTTGTTTTGTAATGGATTCTAACATTTGCTTCATTATCAAATTGTCCTAAAATAATTGAATCTGGTGTTTGTTCATTTAATTCCTTAGCTTTTGCAATAGCTCCACCCATCCCTTCACTACCAGGAGTTAATACAATTTCTGCACCAAAAATGGACAATAATTTTCTTCTTTCAACAGACATGGTTTCAGGCATAGTTAAAATTAACTTGTAACCTTTAGCAGCTGCTGCAAAACCAAGACCAATACCAGTATTTCCACTGGTTGGTTCAATAATTGTTGAGCCTTCTTTGAGTAATCCTTTTTCTTCAGCATCTTCAATCATTGCAACAGCAATACGGTCTTTAACACTTCCAGTTGGGTTGAATGACTCTACTTTTACATCCACTTCTGCTTCTAAGTCTTTAGTTAAATTGTTTAATCTTACAATAGGAGTGTTTCCAATAGCATTAACGATACTATCCAAAACGCCTCTTTTTAATTCTGGAATATCTACCATTTTATCACCTAATAATTTTTATAAATATGAATTTAATATAACTATTGTTATATAATATTTATATCAAACTTGATTTAATAAATTTGATATAACTATTGTTATATAATGTTGTTATATAATATAAATGTTTTGGTTAAAAATAAAAAAAATTAGATATTTTCATTAAAATAATCACAAATATCAGTGCACGGACAGACTTCACATTGCGGAGAAATCGGTTTACAGATGTTTTGACCAAACTGAACCATCAAATCATTTAATTTAATCCACAAATCCTTCGGAGCTATTTTAGAAAGCTCAACTTCAGTATCTTCAGGATCTTTTGTATTGACTAGTCCCAATCTATTTGAAATTCTATGAACATGAGTATCAACAGGTATTGCAGGAAGTTCAAAAGCAAAAACCATTACGCAATTTGCAGTTTTTCTACCAACTCCTGGAAGTTTTAGCATTTCTTCAACAGTATTTGGAACTTCTCCACCATACTGATCAATTAAAATCTGTGAAACTTCCTGGATTCTTGCTGCTTTAACATTATAAAATCCTGCAGGCCTGATTAATTCTTTTACATCATCAATAGGTGCTTCTGCAACCTCATAGATATCTTTATATTTTTCAAATAAATTATCAGTAGCCTGATCAGTATTCTCATCACGAGTTCTTTGAGATAAAATAGTTCTAATTAGTACCCTGTATGGATCATGGTCATGAAATACTCTCATATCAAAAGTATCATCCAGATATTCAACCAATTTAATTACACGTTCCTCTTTATCCATTATACCAACTCTAATTCAAAACCAAGCTCTGCCATTGTTTCAATGAAATTCGGAAATGATACATCAAAGACTTCACCGTTTGTAATCTCAATATCATGTTTAAGACCAACTAGGGAAAATGCCATTGCAAGTCTGTGATCTCCGTGAGAGTCAACAACTCCAGAAGAGATTCCTCCGGTAATGCTCATTCCATCTTCATGTTCTACAAGTTTACATCCAAGTTTTTCCAATTCTCTGCAAGTAGTATCAATTCTATCAGTTTCTTTTACTCTTGCATGAGCAACACCAGTAATATTTGTAGTTCCTTCAGCCATTGCAGCTAAAACAGCAACAGTAATCAATAAATCAGGTGCATTAGAAAGGTTAACATCAATAGCATTTAGGTTTCCGTCAGATGAAATTTCAACATAATCTTCACCACGAACGATAGTTGCACCCATTTGCTGAAGAATATCCAAAATGAATTTATCTCCCTGTTTTGATGTTCTAAATAAGTTTTTAATTCTAGCTTTACCACCATTAATAGCTATTAATGCAAGTAAATAAGATGCAGATGAATAATCACCTTCAACAGTATAATCACATGCAACATATTCCTGTTTAGGCATTTTAAACTCATCTATTCTGCAACTTTGATGTTCCTGATTACATGAATCATGTTTTAAATAATATGATTTAATTGATTTAAAACCGAATTTTCTCATAATATCCCATGTCATGTACACATAAGGTTTTGATTTAAATTCCGGTAAAACATATAAAGTAACACCACAATCAGACAAAGGAGCAGATATTAAAATTGATGAAATAAACTGTGAGCTAACATTACCCATAATATTAGTTTCACCACCAAGATAACCTGGCTTAATCAATATTGGTGCTTTTTCATTATCATTTAATGATTCTGTTTCTATTCCTAAGGGTTTTAAAGCATCCATCAAAAGACCCATCGGTCTTGTTTGAAGAGATTCATCTCCAGTTAAAATAACTTCATTGTCACTTAGTGCAGAAATAGAAGTCATTAATCTAAGTGTAGTTCCTGAATTTGCAAGATCAATTGGCTCATCACTGGAATTGTGAAGATTACCATTAGTACCTACAACTTCCAAATAATCTTCTGTTCTATTAATTTTAGCACCTAATGCTTCACATACTCTAATAGATGCTAATGTATCCTCAGAGTATAACATATCATAAAGTTTTGAAGTACCCTTAGCTAATGAAGCAAGGATAACTGCTCTGTGAGAATAACTTTTAGAAGGTGGTGCTTTAACTTCACCACCAATATTTGAAATATTTTTTACCTTAAGAATCATTGATAATATTTTTAAATTAAATTTATTAAATAGTTACCTATACTAAAAGAATTACGAACAATTCGTAACCTGACAAATGTCTTAGTTGATTTATATAATATAATAACAAAAATATTAATAAGAAGTATATAATATATCGCTACCACAATTGTAGGGGTATCATTCAAATTTAAGAGATGATTAGATGTCTGTCAATTTTGATAAAAATAGCAACAGTTTTTTCTTATATGGAACTGATGCATTTAATTTAAACATAGATGATGAGCCTTACGATATAGAACCATTCAACAACCCATTAACTCAAGATGAAAACATCAAACTTGCAATATTATTGCCTAATAAAGACAATAGTGACTTTATTCTCCAATATATAAGTCCTAAATTAGCAGAATTTTATGATGTTGACTCTAATGTATTATTTGGAAGAAGCATTAGAATGATTTTTAAAATCATAGCTGATGATTTATGCTCTATTTTTAAAAATGTTATTGAAACAAAACAAAAAGACATAATGCATATAAATTTTTATGAGGGAAATCGGTTAATGTTTTGCCTTAAGTTTAATATCAACCCTATTGAAGACTATTTATCACTTACCGCAGAAGACATTACCGGTGAAATTAGAATGAAAGAGTTGAGCAGTTTTAAAAACACATCAGCATACATTCAAAAAACCCAAAAATATGCTATAGGAACCAAATTCAAAGATGGTGTTTACAGTTGGAGTAATGGAATATACCCAATCATTGAAAGAGAACCTAGTTCATATGATAAGACCCATAATATCCTCTTTGGAATTGTTATTCCAGAAGACCGGCCAAAACTTGAGGAATTTAAAAAACATATAAGAGAACAACCAGATAAAGCTTATAAAACCAATCTTAGAATATTAACTGCTAAAAATAACCTTAAAACAATAACTTTAGATGGTAAAAGGATATTTGACAAACATTATGAGCTTGAAAAACAGGTTGCAATCATTTATGATATTACTGATGAAATTAAAACTCAAAAAAGATATCATATCCTTAATGATTTAAACACATCCATAAATACTAATTTCAACATCAGTGGTTTTATTGTCAATTATGAAAATGATTATTACCATATTTCTGAAAATGCTGCAAAAAAATTCCATTTAAGTAACAAACATCCTAAATTACTCCTCTATGATATTATAAATAACATTATTAACCCGGAATTCAGATTGTTACGTGAAAAACTCCATAATGATGAAATTGATAGGATTGATGGTATTTATGACTATAAATCACCGATTTATGATGAAATTCAAAAAATACATATCACCTACTTCAAAAAGGAATATGAAGGCGAAACATATTACGTTGGAGGAATACAGGACATCACTAGACAATATGAAAGTGAATTAAAACTTTCATCAAAAAGAAAAGAGTTAAGTCTTCTTCAAAATACATTGATTGATGTTGAAAAATCAAATATCGTATCAATTCCTTACCTTGATAAAGAAGGAAAATATCACTGGCCTCAAGGTATATATGATTTATTGGAAAAAGAACCTTCTCCAGAAGATGAAAATAATAATATTATCTTAAATGCTACTGATGAAAAAACAAGAGCACATATTAATGAAAAAATATCCAATATGGATAAAAATGAAATAATAAACAATGAATCAGTGAAAATTACCACTGGAACAGGTAAAACTAAATATCTGGAGGTTAATGTTAGAAATGTTTATGATGAAGATGGATGTTTTATTCAACAAAGTGCACTTTGTAGAGATATAACTCCATATCATGAGCATGAATCTGAAATTAAATTTTTAACAGGCGTACTTCAAAAAATCAACACTCATCTTGGTACCGGTGCGTTTATTTGGGACCGTAACAGTGACTTAATGATTGCTACTGATTCTGCAAAACAGATTGTTCATATTGAAGATAGAGGAAATACTCCTATTGAACTTCAGGAATTTAGGAATAATATTGTTGATAGTGAAAAATATCTTGAAGCATTGCATAAACTATATTCCGGTGAAATCGATAAGATAGACAGTATTTGGGATTATAAAGCACCTGGTCATGACCTTCAAAAAATCCGTGTAAACTATCAACAACTTATTATTGAAGATAGAGAGTTATGGGTTGCAGGAATTCGTGATGTTACCAGTGAAATTGAAAGAGAAAACAAAATTATAGCTGCAAATAAAAATATGGAAATTTTAATTAACGAATCCAATCACAGAATTAAAAATAATTTGAATTTGCTGCTTAGATTTATTTCACTTGAGAAAAAATTCCACACAAAGCCTGAACATATCTTAGATAACCTTTTAGGAAGA
It encodes the following:
- the cysS gene encoding cysteine--tRNA ligase; amino-acid sequence: MDVYSTLTRSKEDFVTINKNRVNLFVCGPTVYDDAHIGHGRTYISFDTIKRYLEYSGYAVFYIQNITDIDDKIINRSKENGIPAQELARKFEKRYIEDMHKLNVTGVNLFARATDHVDEILDQIQRLIDKGFAYETEDGVYFEIDKFPEFGKLSNRNVDELESHRDIAETTKKNPQDFALWKKRIGVDEPTWSSPWGDGRPGWHIEDTAITEYYFGPQYDVHGGGLDLIFPHHEAEITQMEAVSGKAPMVKFWLHTGFLNVNGEKMSKSLNNFITIRELLEDYEPDTFRFFVLSTHYRSPIDFSKDSLHQSEKSLDRIRKYYELLDVEVGDEKYECDVLAPHKEEFFNSMDDDFNTPKAIAAIFGLINDTKNDLSDFSDEDKIAIKLFLDDVAHIFGVSFVSEQVNAGSDDLLNLVSEVRADLRANKQYDLSDKIRDNLQALGYDIND
- a CDS encoding transcriptional regulator yields the protein MKPPCEIVVWYVIPAIRSELAKELLNLGMKQKDVSELMDITQPAVSQYITDKRGSGIKLDERVRGMIHEFARKLSEGEATKADLISTTCKICNNVEVDDVLEQLNIDKSHLGEDCQSCLGSKVN
- the cysE gene encoding serine O-acetyltransferase, with the protein product MFDNLREEIRAIKEKDPAVRSTLEIFLCYPGFYALLFHKLGHWLWNHSFKLLARIVSNISRFLTGIEIHPGATFGKRVFIDHGMGVVVGETAIVGDDVLIYQGVVLGGTTTEKTKRHPTIEKGVIIGAGAKVMGNITIGEYSKIGTGAVVLKDVPAECTCVGVPGRIVRRRGVPHKKVDLDHNKLPDPVADAIKTINKHLQENDKYIKILYEKNGIDLDDINSEYGSLDELLENEK
- the cysK gene encoding cysteine synthase A; translated protein: MVDIPELKRGVLDSIVNAIGNTPIVRLNNLTKDLEAEVDVKVESFNPTGSVKDRIAVAMIEDAEEKGLLKEGSTIIEPTSGNTGIGLGFAAAAKGYKLILTMPETMSVERRKLLSIFGAEIVLTPGSEGMGGAIAKAKELNEQTPDSIILGQFDNEANVRIHYKTTGQEILRDTDGNVDYVVAGVGTGGTVTGIGKALKEVLPDVKIVAVEPEESQTLGKGVKGPHGIQGIGAGFVPSIFDSDVIDEIIPVPTVEARKTLVALAQNEGIFPGISSGAATWAALQLAKREENKGKRIIAILPDNGERYLSIEELFE
- the nth gene encoding endonuclease III; this encodes MDKEERVIKLVEYLDDTFDMRVFHDHDPYRVLIRTILSQRTRDENTDQATDNLFEKYKDIYEVAEAPIDDVKELIRPAGFYNVKAARIQEVSQILIDQYGGEVPNTVEEMLKLPGVGRKTANCVMVFAFELPAIPVDTHVHRISNRLGLVNTKDPEDTEVELSKIAPKDLWIKLNDLMVQFGQNICKPISPQCEVCPCTDICDYFNENI
- the aroA gene encoding 3-phosphoshikimate 1-carboxyvinyltransferase — protein: MILKVKNISNIGGEVKAPPSKSYSHRAVILASLAKGTSKLYDMLYSEDTLASIRVCEALGAKINRTEDYLEVVGTNGNLHNSSDEPIDLANSGTTLRLMTSISALSDNEVILTGDESLQTRPMGLLMDALKPLGIETESLNDNEKAPILIKPGYLGGETNIMGNVSSQFISSILISAPLSDCGVTLYVLPEFKSKPYVYMTWDIMRKFGFKSIKSYYLKHDSCNQEHQSCRIDEFKMPKQEYVACDYTVEGDYSSASYLLALIAINGGKARIKNLFRTSKQGDKFILDILQQMGATIVRGEDYVEISSDGNLNAIDVNLSNAPDLLITVAVLAAMAEGTTNITGVAHARVKETDRIDTTCRELEKLGCKLVEHEDGMSITGGISSGVVDSHGDHRLAMAFSLVGLKHDIEITNGEVFDVSFPNFIETMAELGFELELV
- a CDS encoding sensor histidine kinase; amino-acid sequence: MSVNFDKNSNSFFLYGTDAFNLNIDDEPYDIEPFNNPLTQDENIKLAILLPNKDNSDFILQYISPKLAEFYDVDSNVLFGRSIRMIFKIIADDLCSIFKNVIETKQKDIMHINFYEGNRLMFCLKFNINPIEDYLSLTAEDITGEIRMKELSSFKNTSAYIQKTQKYAIGTKFKDGVYSWSNGIYPIIEREPSSYDKTHNILFGIVIPEDRPKLEEFKKHIREQPDKAYKTNLRILTAKNNLKTITLDGKRIFDKHYELEKQVAIIYDITDEIKTQKRYHILNDLNTSINTNFNISGFIVNYENDYYHISENAAKKFHLSNKHPKLLLYDIINNIINPEFRLLREKLHNDEIDRIDGIYDYKSPIYDEIQKIHITYFKKEYEGETYYVGGIQDITRQYESELKLSSKRKELSLLQNTLIDVEKSNIVSIPYLDKEGKYHWPQGIYDLLEKEPSPEDENNNIILNATDEKTRAHINEKISNMDKNEIINNESVKITTGTGKTKYLEVNVRNVYDEDGCFIQQSALCRDITPYHEHESEIKFLTGVLQKINTHLGTGAFIWDRNSDLMIATDSAKQIVHIEDRGNTPIELQEFRNNIVDSEKYLEALHKLYSGEIDKIDSIWDYKAPGHDLQKIRVNYQQLIIEDRELWVAGIRDVTSEIERENKIIAANKNMEILINESNHRIKNNLNLLLRFISLEKKFHTKPEHILDNLLGRINSLVVLHEKLSDTENKYDVNAVESFRKMTEDLYNIYKELSSEISFNFEEHEEFKLPNDKMMPVLLILNELVTNTLKYAHSNKITRSEFNSYIKKDGNICECFFKDDGSGYPEGFDPYKTTGLGWVVITSLAKQLNGEFEAYNDNGACFKLRFPIKD